GCGCCTTCACTGTACAAGCATTTCAAAAGCAAGCAGGAGATATTTGAGGCTATCGTTGCGGAAACGTACCGCCGTTATGATACGTTCACGGACGGCATTGATGTGCACGTTTCCGAAAGCAAAGCAGATGAAAAGGTATTTGACGGTATTTCCGAGGAAATGCTTGCAAAAAAGGTAAGACAGCTTATAGAATATTCACTGCACGATGAGTATGTCAGCCGATTCAGGCGAATGATGACGATAGAGCAGTTCAGAAACGCTGAGTTTGCGGCTATGTATTCCGAACGGTATCTGGAAAGATTGGTGCGTTATCACGCAGGACTTTTCAGAGCGCTTATCAAGTCGGGAACGATAATCGGAGAAGATCCCGATACGCTGGCACTTGAGTATGTTGCGCCTGTTGTGCTTATGGTTGAAATTTGCGACAGACAGCCCGAAAGGGAAGCGGAGTGCCTGAATCGGCTTGAAGCACACGTCAGAAATTTCTACCGTACATATTCGCCGCATATGGTGAAAACGGCAGAGAAAAGAGGCGGTAAGCGTGACGGATGAAAGTCGTTTTATACTGTGTCCTCACTGCAAGGCGAAAACAAGGGTAAAAATTACACAGGACACGGTGCTGAAGAATTTTCCGCTGTTTTGTCCGAAATGTAAACAGGAGAACGTTATAAACGTTGAAAATTACATAATTACGTTGATTCAGACAGACGCAAAGACGCAGTGCTGACCTATTTATCGGGGCGGCACTGCGTTATTTTTTTGAAAAGAGGTTTTTGATATGAAATTATATTTCAAGGACGGAGTCACAATTGCGACTACCGTAATGATACTTATCCTTATCGGCTACATAGCATTCTGTATTCTGACACGAAAACAGACACAGCACTGGGGGCTGAGAAGCCTTATACTGCTTGTGTACGGCCTTGTTGTATGCTGTTTTGCCGCAACCCGTGACGGACTTGACAAGACTATTCAGAATACAATTGACGGAAGCTGTGATCCCGGATTGTTTCAGCTTATCAGCATACCGAACATAGTCGGTTGTATCGGTGCGCTTGCAGTAATTGTCGGAATAATCGCAACGCCGATAGCAAGGTCGCAGGCGGCGCGCGAGATGTGGTTCTATGTTATGTCTGGCGGAATAACGCTTAAAATTGTTACGGCTGAAATTGCAAGGATTATAGCGACGCTCAGATAAAAGAGGTATTGATAAATATAAAAACAAAACGGACAGCAGGAAAATCTTGCTGTCCGTTGTTTTGTGCGGTCATCTTTATGACCATAGGATATAGAAAGTGTTGAAATCAAATTTTTTCATAGCTTCGGCATCTACGCTGATAAATCCGTACAAAATGAGGAGTGCAACAGCTAAGTATATAAGCGAAACAAAAAAGCAGGCGATACCGTTTTTGATGATTCTGTTTATCGAGAATGTCATAAAAGCACCGCCGTAGAAGAGCAGAGATGAAAAAATGATGCTGAGTGCGGCGCTTAGCGTTTCACCGAAAACCATTATGGGAAAGATATAAGCGATTGTAGCGGTAATCGGTATTACAAGCATTGTAAGCGTTGAAAGCGCATAGAAAAACATATATTTCTTTCTTGTGTGCCGTGACTGCATAATAATCAGAATTACCACTCCGACAGCATACAGCACATATAACAGCATCATATGATCGCAAAGCCATCTGACAACGCCGAAAAGAGCAAGTGCGGGTATCGCAACAGCGGCAAATATAAGGAAAGCGACCACCGATGTTACATAAGTACCGTCAACATAATATACTTCGGCATATTCGTCATAGAATGGGTCAAGCGACTTTCTGTGTCTTATAAAAAGCACCGTTAATCCTCCAGCCCCTGATTAGCCTTCTTTACAAGCAGATAAATAAATCTGCCTATACCGAGGACAAGGGTGATAAGACCGAGAACCGCACTCAGTAAAAAATACACTACCATAATGACTACACCGAATACGATATTTCCGGAGAATAAAGCACCTAATGAAGCAAATCCGAACATGGATTTCAAGAAGTGCCAACCAAATACAATAGCCGAAACAGCATATAACAATGAACTGATATTCATGCAAGTGCGGGAAAATGGCTCTATTCCCATAAAGTGAGTAACCACCCCGACTAATAAAACAGCTACAAAGACAATCACCAATATAATCCTCGGTTTGAGGTAATTTAATTGTTGTGTTTCAGTTTCTCCGAACAGTTTTCTAAACATAAAAAATTCCTCCTTGAAAAGCATAAAATTCTGCTTTCGATTAATAATATCCCAAAACGGGATATTTAGATTATACCATAATGGTATAATCGTGTCAAGGGGGCGATCAACATTTTTCGACTGAAAGAGCTTCGTAAAAAGCGAAAGATTTCACAGCTGAAACTGGCGATAGATCTTGACCTTAATCAGAATTCCGTAAGCCGTTATGAGAATGAGCAGCGTGAAGCCGATTATAAAACGCTTATACTTTTCGCTGATTATTTCGGCGTATCATTAGACTATCTTCTCGGCAGGACCGATAATCCCGAAGTGAACAGATAGTACAGCGTATAGAAAACGGACAGCAGGAAAATCTTGCTGTCCGTTGTTTTGTATATATAATTTACGCAATTGTCTTATCCGAGATTATCTTCCCGTCCGAAAGCTCAACTATCCGCCTGCACTTTTCTGCCACTGTTCTGTCATGCGTTACTATAACTATGGTTTTCCCGATAGAATTGAGCGACTTCATAACCTCCATTATTTCGTCTGCCGTTGCTTTGTCAAGTGCCGCTGTCGGTTCGTCCGCTATGATTATATTCGGACGGTTTACAAGCGCACGGGCAAGTGCGACACGCTGCTTCTGACCGCCCGACAGCTCTTTTACGGGCTTTTTGAGCAGATTGCCTATTAATATCGCATAGGAGATAATCATATAAAAACTCAGCTATCAAACCTTTTCCGCAATCAATACGTCCATACAATGCTTATGAGGAGTACCGCTGCTGTCGCAGTCAAAGATCCACTCCTCGTTTTTATGAAACAGCCAATCGTGGTAATACATAAACAACTCACCTGATTTCCAGCTATCCACAACAAATTCGCCTTTTTCTGTATCGGGCGGAAGAGGAATAAATGGCTTCTCTACAAAAACATTTACAACATTGATACCATTCGTAGTTGTATGAGCTTTAAGATTATTGACAACATTTTCTCGTAATTCAAGCGGAATATAATGAAAAACCCCACTTGAAAAGATGATGTCATAGTCGGCTTCAAGCCTGAAATCTCTCACATCTGCCTTGAAAAAGTCAACCTTTACACCATAAGTATCGGCAAGCTCTCGTGCCTTTGACAGCCCCTGTTCAGATGCATCAAACGCTGTAACATCATAGCCGTTTCTTGCAAGAAATACTGCGTCCTTGCCTTCTCCGCAACCAATATCAATAACCTTATACGGCTTAACAGGCGGCTTAATTCTCATTATCTCATAACACAGATTGTTAGGCTTTAAGCCCCAATAATACTCCTCATTGCCGTACCTTTTGTCATAATCGGTGACGGATTGCGATGGATACCCCAACAGCGAATCAATAGTTGTTTTCAGAATAGCTGCGATCTGCGGCAGAAGTTCAATATCGGGACATGAAGTTCCGTTTTCCCATTTGGATATAGCTTGAAAAGAAACGTGCAGCTTTTCGGCTAAAGCCTGCTGTGTCAGACCAAGTGCTTTCCTTTTTTCTGATATTACATTGCCAATATTCATATGCCTGCCCTCCTTTGTCCTTATTATATCATCATAAATTGTAAAGTTCAATAACCGCCTTGTAGAATGATCGAGTGATATTCTATTGACAGTTGAAAATCAATAATAAAATTGAGAACTTTCCAAAATCAGACTAATGGAGCGTGAGTTTTTGCTCAAGTTCCATGCAGACTGTCGAACAGTCAATCAGAAATGCTAGGCTTTTTATTGTATTTATGATTTACGCAATTGTCTTATCCGAGATTATTTCCCCGTCCGAAAGTTCAACTATCCGCTTGCACTTTTCGGCTACCGTGCGGTCATGCGTTACTATAACTATGGTTTTCCCGATAGAATTGAGCGACTTCATAACCTCCATTATTTCGTCTGCTGTTGCTTTGTCAAGTGCCGCTGTCGGTTCGTCCGCAATGATTATATTCGGACGGTTTACAAGCGCACGGGCAAGTGCGACACGCTGCTTCTGACCGCCCGACAGCTCTTTTACGGGCTTTTTGAGCAGATCGCCTATCAGCATTGCGTCGGCGGTTTTGGTGATAAGCTTTTTCATCATCTTGTATTTAACGGCAGGGTTGAATATAAGCGGATATGAAATATTTTCATATACCGTCTTGTCGGCGAGAAGTCCGAAATTCTGGAGCACAAAGCCGATCTCCTCGTTCCTTATTACCGCAATTTCATTGTTGCTGTACTTGGAAACCTCATATTCACCGAGAAAATATTTACCGCTTGTTTGCTTGTCAAGACAGCCGAGAATATGTATAAGCGTTGACTTGCCTGAGCCGGATACACCCATTACAGCGACCATTTCGCCCTTTTCTATGCTAAGATTTATATTTTTCAGTGCATGCACCTCGCTGCTTGTGTTTATATTATAATATTTATCTATATTTTCAAGTTTCATCATACGTTCTCATATCTCCTTATTGTTTCAAGCATATTACTGCGTACCAGCGTTACAGAGCCTGCAATGCTGACAATTACGGAAATTGCAATCAGATATACTGCAGTGAACAATCCGCTTTGTGCATTGATGATTTCTATAGCAAAGATGTGGTTTATTGCGAGCAGGATAAGCGTAGCGGCAAGCACAGAAATAACTGTTACAGCCGTGTCACAGACAAGCTCGAGTATTATCACAGAGCGGGTCTTACCGCCGCACAGACGGAATACCGCCATTGCTTTTGTGCGTTTTTCGGCATTCAGCAGAATATTGGCAATCACTCCGAGAGTGCCGACTACGGCTATCATTATGAATACAGGCATTAACTGTATCAGCAGCATATTGTCACGGTACAGCAAATCGAGATTTGCCACATCATAGCGTATATTCATGTACAGATCGCCTTTTGAATCATCACTGTTTGCGTCCAGTCCGTAAATTATACGAGCCGCAATTTCGCCGAGTGAAGCGTTGCCGTTTTTCAGAATTATCACATATTGATAGTAACGCTTATCCACGCTTTTTCCGGAATAGTCCTCTTGATTTTCGGGAGCGGTGGCAAGTCCGGAATTGTAGAGAACATCCGCATCGGTGTAGAAAGTCGTACCGATGCTTGCGGTGTCAGCATTATACAGTATTACGCTGTCGAGATAGTTATCGGTGTATTTTCCGACAACAAGAAGCTCGGTAATCCCTTTCCCGCATTTGTATTTTATTGTGTCGCCGATATTACATCTCGATGTATAGTTTGCGATTACCGGGATCTTGCCGCCGTAGTCCTTTGACTTGTCCGGACGTTCTCCCGAAAGTCCTATATCGAGATATTCGCTGTATTCGGTCGAATATCCGAGCAGAGTTCCGTTTATATCATTATAAAACCGATAGAAAGTGTCATCGTCCATATTATTTATCTCGTTGTCGGTTATACTGCTTTTTTCTGAGTAAAGCTCCAATGTGGTTTCATGGTAACGCTCGACACGGCAATTTATTCCGTACTTTTCAAACTCTGAAACTATCTTTTCATCGGTTATAGGCGCTTTTGACGAGAGTGTACCGTGCAGTATCTTCTTATCATAGCGGTTACTTGTTATGTATGCTTTTTCGGCAAGATAATCCGAAGATGCAGTGATTGCAAAATTGAACAGCAGAGTTGAAAAAATGATACATATCATCATAAGGATAAAACTGCGTTTTTTTGCTCGAAGCAAGGATAATGCAAGAGATAACAGTTTCATATTGCACCTCCGTTTGCGTATGTGGCTGAGGATACGCGCTTAAAGCCGGGCAGTAACGATATTATGATTATAATGCTGTATATTACAAATGACAGCAGATAGTCAAAAGCGGTAGGTACATATTCCATTCTGAGCGTTTCCATAAGTGCGGTAAAAATCGGACTCAAAGCAATAGCGCAGATGAATGAAACCGCTGTGTATGTAAGAGTGACTGCCGATAAAAGCAGTGTTATCGGCATTGACTTGCAGCCTGTGACCTTCAGCACGTTTATCTGTTCGCTGCAATTATCCGTCAGGTGAAGCATAAGCGTCAGCAGGAGCAGAGCGGTGAATATACCTGTTACCACGATTCCTCCCGTGATGATAGCGTAGATTATGATAACAGAATCGTTATTCTCTCTGTTCGGCGGCTGAATATAAACCACCTTGCCGAGAAATTGCTCAAGTGCCTGCAGTTCATCGTCAGACAGATCGGATGTAAAGAAAAAGCGTGCGCCGTTGTATTTTGTCGGAGCGGTATTCTTCATCTCATTTTCAAAATCTTCATCCTTTACATAAATTCCGCTGTTGTTGTGATATAAGAAAAAAGTGTACGGAACAATAAAATCATCGGAAAGACCTATTACATTAAGTACGATGTCGCCTTTATCATCGGGAATGATAAGCCTGTCACCGACATTTATACCGCAGTCGTTTTCGGCAATAATAGCCTTGCTGTCACCCTTCAACTCATCTTCCGTGAAAAATCTGCCGTCGGTTATGTTATAGTCGGATTGTATGAAGCGGTACAGTTCTTTCATACTTTTGTTAAAAGCAACTTTAGCTGATTCTGTACAGATGTAGTTTTCGGTTGAGCGATAGCTGACAACCGCATTGTCGGCATAGGCAGTGTAGACTTCGGGCAGGTTTTCTTTGAAAAATTCGGGTGAATCTTCGGGCATAATACCGTCAAAGATGTAGCCTGAACGATCCATCATATTGTGATATGCCGCATTACCGCTGTTCAATGCACAGAACAAAGAAATAAATGTAAAGACAGCCGAAACAGAGATAAGAAAAATAAGTATATTCAGCTTGATATCACTTTTGAGAAATGTTTTCAGCATACTGAAATAAAGCTTTTGATATTTCAATTATTCTTCTCCTTTTCATAATATATTTCCGTTAAGATTGTCAGCAAGCGACAAACTAACTGTACTATCAGAATTAGTACAGTTTCAGTATAGCACAGAATAGCGGAAATGTCAATAGCGGTTAAATAAAGCAGGCGGAAAAACCGCCTGCCTTAATAATCACAGAACATCACAGTTCATAATGCCGAAAACGGATATTTTAGCAAAATCATTATCCGTGCTGTCGCAGGCGGTTTCTTCCGAGCTTTCGCTACCGGTATCATCGCCGCCGAAAAGCCCCTGCAACGCTTCAAATATCGCAAACTTTATTTCGTAATCACGGCTTTCTTCAACCCGTTTGCTTTGTTCTTCGGTAAAAAATTCACCCGATGCGGCAGGCAGGCACAGCGGCGGGAACATTACGCACCACCAGTTCCTACCCTCTGCATTTCCGATAAGCAGGCGGACGGCTGTGTATTCTCCTGCAGGTAAGGTTACATTCTCGTACTTTCTGGTGGTGAAATATGTTTTTGCGACCTCGCATTTTACATTGTAGCTGTAGCCTTTGGAATGTACAAATTCGTTAGCCTTTTCTTCGATTTCGGCTCTGCGTTCGTTTGCAACGGCTACCGATTGACTGAAGCTGTCACAGTTTCCGAATACATCCGAAAACGTTGAAAGCATATAGTCACGCAGATCGTATTTCAGCGTCTGGTCATCCTTACTGTCCGAGTTTGCCAGTATATGAAGCCTCAGCACTTCCTGCGGCTTTTCCTCACAATCCTCCGCAAATGCGGTAAAGGCTGTTATTACAATACATATTACCGCACCCAGTATCATAGCCTTGTCAAGAATATTACGTTTAAAAAAACCTGTCATAAGTACCTCCGTAGCGTTTAGCTTTGTGAGGTAATTATTGACAGGTTTATTTTGGTTATTCACTAATGCTTTTATTTGAGATTTTCTATCTGACTTAACCACAGCGTTGCACAGGCATCGCTCGGCATTCTCCAGTCGCCTCTGGGTGACAGCGTTACCGATCCGACCTTAGGACCGTCGGGCAGGCATGAACGCTTGAACTGCTGTGAGAAGAAACGGCGGTAGAAGGTTTTCAGCCATTTCAGTATTGTTTCACGGTCATACGCACCGTCAAAAGCGTACAGCGCAAGCCTGAATACTTTTTCGGGGGTAAATCCCCATCTTATGCCGTTATACAGGAAGAAATCGTGAAGCTCGTAAGGACCTACAAGGTCTTCGGTTTTCTGCGATATTTCTCCGTTATGTGCAGGCAGAAGCTCGGGGCTTACAGGCGTATCAAGTATATCCTCAAGCGATTCTTTGAGCAGCTTGTTATCTGTCGTCTTGCTGTAGTAGCTGACAAGATGCTTGATAAGCGTCTTGGGTATTGAGCAGTTCACACCGTACATAGACATATGATCGCCGTTGTAGGTCGCCCAGCCGAGAGCAAGCTCGGACAGATCGCCCGTGCCTATTACAAGTCCGCCCGTCTGATTGGCGATGTTCATAAGCACCTTTGTACGTTCTCTTGCCTGACCGTTTTCAAATACTACCGATAGATCGTTTATATCGTGTCCGATGTCCAGAAAATGCTGTTTTACGCTGTCGGTTATGTCGATCTCACGCAGTGTAACGCCTATCGCCTCGCATATCTTCACAGCGTTTGATTTTGTGCGTTTTGTTGTGCCGAAGCACGGCATTGTCACCGCTACAATATCCGTCATAGGTCTGCCGAGCAGCTTCATGGCATTGGCGCATACAAGAAGTGCAAGCGTGCTGTCAAGTCCTCCCGAAATTCCTATAACGGCGGTTTTTGCGTAAGTATGGGCAAGGCGCTTTTTGAGTCCGTGTGCCTGCATCGAAAGAATAAGCTCGCATCTCTTGTCGGTCTCATCGGCAGAGTAGGGGATAAACGGTGTGCGTGATACAAAACGTGTTATCTTTGTATCAGTGAGCGGTATATCAAACCATATAGTTTCCGTATCGCATTTGTCATTTCTGAATGATGTGTTTTTTCTGCGTTCAAATGCCAGCTTGTTTACGTCTATCTCGCTGATAATATAATCGTTTGAGAAAAGCTCGCTTTCGGCAAGCGTTGCACCGTTTTCGGCAATTATGTTATGCCCTGAGAATACAAGGTCCTGCGTGCTTTCGCCTTCTCCTGCGGAGCAGTAGATATAACCCGAAATAAGCCTTGCAGATTGATTTAAAACAAGCGAACGGCGGTATTCCGACTTTCCTATCATCTCGTTGCTTGCGGAAAGATTAAGAATGATATTTGCGCCTTCCTGTGCAAGATATGTCGAGGGAGGGCAGGGCGACCACAAATCTTCGCACAGCTCGATTCCGAAAGAAAAATCATGCATAGTGTTACAACAGAATATAAGTCCCGCACCGAAATACGCACTCAGCGAATCGTCGCATTCGCCGTCGGCATCCGTGTCAAAGCGGTTTAAAAAATATTCGCATTTACTGCCGTCCCAGGCGGTAAAGTGGCGCATCTCGTAAAATTCGTTGTAGTTCGGCAGGTACTGCTTAGGCACATAGCCCAGCACTTTTCCGTGATATGTCACAGCCGCACAGTTATACAGCTTGCTGTCAAACTGCATCGGCAGGCCGACTACAGTTATCATATCAAGCTCAGACAGCTCTTCCAGAATCGTTACGAGCGCATTCTTAGCACCGTCAAGGAGCGTTGTCTGGTAGAACAGATCCTGACAGGTGTAACCCGTGATGCACAGTTCCGGGAAAACTGCGAGCTTTACATCTTTTTTAGCAAGCTCCTTTGCCAGAGAGATTATCTGCTTTGCGTTGTGCTTACAGTCGGCAACCTTAATTTCAGGTGTTGCCGCCGCTACTTTTATAAATCCGTCTTTCATATTGTTCTTTTCGGCTTAAGGCTTAAAATTCGTAATTGCCTGTCATTCCGCCGACCTTTCTTTCTATCCAGGTTAAAATATCGTCAAAAACTATTTCCTTCATAGTTTCGTTTACAAGTTCGTGACGTGCGCCGGGGTACAGCTTGATATCAACGTTGCAGCCCTCGTCAATCAGCTTTGCGTATACGTTTCTTACGCCCTTGCCGTATCCGCCGACAGGGTCTGCCGTTCCTGCCATGAATATAACAGGCAGCTTTTTCGGCACCTTTTCAGCCCACTGCTGACTTGACACTCTGCGAAGAAGGGTAGTAAGGTCAACAAATCCGCTTGCCGTAAACACAAAATTGCTCTTTTCGTCATCGATATACTTCTTTACAACATCTCTGTCATGAGTGAGCCAGTCATAGATAGTCTGACGATCTTTGATTTTGTCGTTATACACTCCGAAAATGAGAGTGTTCAGCTTATCGCTGCGGAAACGTTCGCCCTTCAAGGAAACAACGGAGCGTGTAGCCCTGACTCCTATTTCGGAAAGTGCCTTGTCATCGCCCGTACCCATAATTACTGCACAGGTCAGCTCGTTAGGAAAGCGTGTGAGATACAGCCTTGCAACAAAACTGCCCATACTGTGACCTATAAGAATATACGGCAGTGCAGGGTACTTCTTTTTCATTATCATCGTCATACGGTGCAAATCGTTTACAAGATGGCTCCAGCCGTCCTTTTCGGCAAAAAAGCCGAGATCGTCGTTTGATCTGACGCTGTTTCCGTGACCGAGATGGTCGTTACCGCAGACGATATATCCGTGTGAGGTAAGAAAATCCGCAAAGTGTTCATAACGCTCAATATATTCACACATACCGTGCGAAATCTGAATGATGCCTTTATATCCCACGTTCATAGGAAGAACCGGAACATAGATGTAATATGCACAGTTATCAGTGCCGTTCGAGGATTCAAAAGTGCCTGTGAGCTTTTCGTATGCCATAGCGTACCTTCTCCTTTCGCAAGACGCATCAAATATTTCTTTATACTTATTATAACAAACACAGCCATAAAATACAAGTAAAAGAGGGAAAAAGGGGTGTGGTGCGGATAGATAAAACTATAATCGTACTTTTTCCGGTAAAACTCCGAACGTATTTTTCTTATTGCGGCTGATATTAACAAACATATTTATATCGCAGTGCAATGCAAAAAAACTGACTTTATTGCCTAAAATATTTGACATTTCGCCAAAATATGTTATAATATATACAAAGTAATTTCAACTTACCATAAGAAAAGAGGTATCCTGTTATGGGTAAGAAAATACACGCACGAGATCTCA
This window of the [Eubacterium] siraeum genome carries:
- a CDS encoding TetR/AcrR family transcriptional regulator; translation: MKQASKKEDTKQRILDEALRLFSQSGYDAVSVERIASAVGIKAPSLYKHFKSKQEIFEAIVAETYRRYDTFTDGIDVHVSESKADEKVFDGISEEMLAKKVRQLIEYSLHDEYVSRFRRMMTIEQFRNAEFAAMYSERYLERLVRYHAGLFRALIKSGTIIGEDPDTLALEYVAPVVLMVEICDRQPEREAECLNRLEAHVRNFYRTYSPHMVKTAEKRGGKRDG
- a CDS encoding cysteine-rich KTR domain-containing protein, which translates into the protein MTDESRFILCPHCKAKTRVKITQDTVLKNFPLFCPKCKQENVINVENYIITLIQTDAKTQC
- a CDS encoding helix-turn-helix domain-containing protein — protein: MKELRKKRKISQLKLAIDLDLNQNSVSRYENEQREADYKTLILFADYFGVSLDYLLGRTDNPEVNR
- a CDS encoding ATP-binding cassette domain-containing protein, which gives rise to MIISYAILIGNLLKKPVKELSGGQKQRVALARALVNRPNIIIADEPTAALDKATADEIMEVMKSLNSIGKTIVIVTHDRTVAEKCRRIVELSDGKIISDKTIA
- a CDS encoding helix-turn-helix domain-containing protein encodes the protein MNIGNVISEKRKALGLTQQALAEKLHVSFQAISKWENGTSCPDIELLPQIAAILKTTIDSLLGYPSQSVTDYDKRYGNEEYYWGLKPNNLCYEIMRIKPPVKPYKVIDIGCGEGKDAVFLARNGYDVTAFDASEQGLSKARELADTYGVKVDFFKADVRDFRLEADYDIIFSSGVFHYIPLELRENVVNNLKAHTTTNGINVVNVFVEKPFIPLPPDTEKGEFVVDSWKSGELFMYYHDWLFHKNEEWIFDCDSSGTPHKHCMDVLIAEKV
- a CDS encoding ABC transporter ATP-binding protein codes for the protein MMKLENIDKYYNINTSSEVHALKNINLSIEKGEMVAVMGVSGSGKSTLIHILGCLDKQTSGKYFLGEYEVSKYSNNEIAVIRNEEIGFVLQNFGLLADKTVYENISYPLIFNPAVKYKMMKKLITKTADAMLIGDLLKKPVKELSGGQKQRVALARALVNRPNIIIADEPTAALDKATADEIMEVMKSLNSIGKTIVIVTHDRTVAEKCKRIVELSDGEIISDKTIA
- a CDS encoding ABC transporter permease, yielding MKYQKLYFSMLKTFLKSDIKLNILIFLISVSAVFTFISLFCALNSGNAAYHNMMDRSGYIFDGIMPEDSPEFFKENLPEVYTAYADNAVVSYRSTENYICTESAKVAFNKSMKELYRFIQSDYNITDGRFFTEDELKGDSKAIIAENDCGINVGDRLIIPDDKGDIVLNVIGLSDDFIVPYTFFLYHNNSGIYVKDEDFENEMKNTAPTKYNGARFFFTSDLSDDELQALEQFLGKVVYIQPPNRENNDSVIIIYAIITGGIVVTGIFTALLLLTLMLHLTDNCSEQINVLKVTGCKSMPITLLLSAVTLTYTAVSFICAIALSPIFTALMETLRMEYVPTAFDYLLSFVIYSIIIIISLLPGFKRVSSATYANGGAI
- a CDS encoding stage II sporulation protein R translates to MTGFFKRNILDKAMILGAVICIVITAFTAFAEDCEEKPQEVLRLHILANSDSKDDQTLKYDLRDYMLSTFSDVFGNCDSFSQSVAVANERRAEIEEKANEFVHSKGYSYNVKCEVAKTYFTTRKYENVTLPAGEYTAVRLLIGNAEGRNWWCVMFPPLCLPAASGEFFTEEQSKRVEESRDYEIKFAIFEALQGLFGGDDTGSESSEETACDSTDNDFAKISVFGIMNCDVL
- a CDS encoding NAD(+) synthase, with amino-acid sequence MKDGFIKVAAATPEIKVADCKHNAKQIISLAKELAKKDVKLAVFPELCITGYTCQDLFYQTTLLDGAKNALVTILEELSELDMITVVGLPMQFDSKLYNCAAVTYHGKVLGYVPKQYLPNYNEFYEMRHFTAWDGSKCEYFLNRFDTDADGECDDSLSAYFGAGLIFCCNTMHDFSFGIELCEDLWSPCPPSTYLAQEGANIILNLSASNEMIGKSEYRRSLVLNQSARLISGYIYCSAGEGESTQDLVFSGHNIIAENGATLAESELFSNDYIISEIDVNKLAFERRKNTSFRNDKCDTETIWFDIPLTDTKITRFVSRTPFIPYSADETDKRCELILSMQAHGLKKRLAHTYAKTAVIGISGGLDSTLALLVCANAMKLLGRPMTDIVAVTMPCFGTTKRTKSNAVKICEAIGVTLREIDITDSVKQHFLDIGHDINDLSVVFENGQARERTKVLMNIANQTGGLVIGTGDLSELALGWATYNGDHMSMYGVNCSIPKTLIKHLVSYYSKTTDNKLLKESLEDILDTPVSPELLPAHNGEISQKTEDLVGPYELHDFFLYNGIRWGFTPEKVFRLALYAFDGAYDRETILKWLKTFYRRFFSQQFKRSCLPDGPKVGSVTLSPRGDWRMPSDACATLWLSQIENLK
- a CDS encoding alpha/beta hydrolase — encoded protein: MAYEKLTGTFESSNGTDNCAYYIYVPVLPMNVGYKGIIQISHGMCEYIERYEHFADFLTSHGYIVCGNDHLGHGNSVRSNDDLGFFAEKDGWSHLVNDLHRMTMIMKKKYPALPYILIGHSMGSFVARLYLTRFPNELTCAVIMGTGDDKALSEIGVRATRSVVSLKGERFRSDKLNTLIFGVYNDKIKDRQTIYDWLTHDRDVVKKYIDDEKSNFVFTASGFVDLTTLLRRVSSQQWAEKVPKKLPVIFMAGTADPVGGYGKGVRNVYAKLIDEGCNVDIKLYPGARHELVNETMKEIVFDDILTWIERKVGGMTGNYEF